In the Hyalangium ruber genome, one interval contains:
- a CDS encoding bifunctional nuclease family protein gives MKTPNLARLFLAPLSAVTLALGGLLFLPSFATWPAVAAPAAQAALEEPCLTEAGGDPAACKELIELVVRDVVPLIEAQTHAVVLTTQDGEVVLPIFVDESAAVAIAFRLAHMDPPQPLAQDLLDDVVSKLGAEVTEVRIDDLRGDIYTGRVFLQQGKKRLELSARPADSIAMALDGEARIRVTRKVLAMAGISRSDIDSLHEGPAVGGSGPSGMEQEAVPTVPPHKAKEISL, from the coding sequence GTGAAAACACCCAATCTCGCCAGGCTGTTTCTCGCTCCGCTCTCCGCCGTGACGCTGGCGCTGGGTGGCCTGCTGTTCCTGCCCTCGTTCGCCACCTGGCCCGCGGTCGCCGCGCCGGCCGCGCAGGCGGCCCTGGAAGAACCCTGCCTCACTGAAGCCGGCGGGGATCCGGCCGCGTGCAAGGAGCTCATCGAGCTCGTGGTGCGGGACGTGGTTCCCCTGATCGAGGCGCAGACCCACGCCGTGGTGCTGACCACCCAGGATGGCGAGGTGGTGCTCCCCATCTTCGTGGACGAGTCCGCGGCCGTGGCCATCGCCTTCCGGCTGGCCCACATGGATCCGCCCCAGCCCCTGGCTCAGGACCTGCTGGACGATGTGGTGTCCAAGCTCGGGGCCGAGGTGACGGAGGTGCGCATCGACGATCTGCGCGGCGACATCTACACCGGCCGCGTCTTCCTCCAGCAGGGAAAGAAGCGCCTGGAGCTGAGCGCCCGCCCGGCCGACTCCATCGCCATGGCGCTGGACGGGGAGGCCCGCATCCGCGTCACGCGCAAGGTGCTGGCGATGGCCGGTATCAGCCGCTCGGACATCGACTCGCTGCACGAGGGCCCCGCCGTGGGCGGCAGCGGCCCGAGCGGCATGGAGCAGGAGGCGGTGCCGACCGTGCCGCCACACAAGGCCAAGGAGATCAGCCTGTAG